In a single window of the Candidatus Omnitrophota bacterium genome:
- a CDS encoding DUF2281 domain-containing protein, producing the protein MAQVDLKEYPSMRIDLEDKVLQRESVFIRKDENQMIQLVSVAKSRRKSQFGRAKGLIEMAEDFDEPLEVFKDYMPNIRGSCKINKIRF; encoded by the coding sequence ATGGCGCAAGTGGATTTGAAGGAATATCCATCCATGCGGATTGACTTGGAGGATAAGGTCTTGCAAAGGGAATCGGTATTCATCCGCAAAGACGAAAACCAAATGATCCAGCTGGTCTCCGTGGCGAAATCCCGCCGGAAATCGCAGTTTGGGCGCGCCAAAGGTCTTATTGAAATGGCGGAGGATTTCGACGAACCTTTAGAAGTTTTCAAAGATTATATGCCAAATATTAGAGGCTCTTGCAAAATTAATAAAATCCGCTTTTAA
- a CDS encoding type II toxin-antitoxin system RelE/ParE family toxin, with protein sequence MRYRVQFDASLEHELAKIDSKTVARILSVIESLAENPRPPRCLKLKGKSNLYRVRVGNFRVIYAIEDSLNLVAILRVGDRKDAYR encoded by the coding sequence ATGAGATATCGAGTCCAATTCGATGCCTCCCTCGAGCACGAACTGGCGAAGATCGACTCCAAAACCGTTGCGCGCATTTTATCGGTTATCGAATCCCTCGCCGAAAATCCCCGCCCTCCCCGTTGCCTTAAACTCAAGGGAAAATCGAATTTATATCGCGTTCGCGTTGGCAACTTTCGCGTCATTTACGCCATAGAAGATTCTCTCAACCTTGTGGCGATTTTGCGAGTGGGCGACCGAAAAGATGCCTATCGTTGA
- a CDS encoding type II toxin-antitoxin system VapC family toxin gives MTTYVIDASVAVKWIINETKRMEAIRFLNPEISRIAPDFIAYECLAAIQKKVTRNEIGEEAGWRCYSTLIKEIPLELIDSSSLTHRAFQLANIIGHAIYDCFYLALAEDRDAMVVTADRKFYERVKASDYAHLIAWVEKAPK, from the coding sequence ATGACAACATATGTCATCGACGCCAGCGTAGCGGTCAAGTGGATTATAAACGAAACCAAGCGCATGGAAGCTATTCGCTTTCTAAATCCGGAGATATCCCGCATTGCGCCGGATTTCATCGCCTACGAATGCCTCGCCGCCATTCAGAAAAAAGTTACCAGAAACGAAATTGGCGAAGAAGCCGGATGGCGCTGTTATTCTACATTAATTAAGGAAATACCTCTCGAACTCATCGATTCCAGTTCATTAACCCATCGCGCCTTTCAATTAGCCAATATCATCGGTCATGCCATTTACGATTGTTTCTATCTTGCGCTAGCCGAGGATCGAGACGCCATGGTGGTTACCGCCGACCGGAAATTTTACGAGCGGGTAAAAGCCAGCGATTACGCCCATTTGATCGCCTGGGTGGAAAAGGCGCCGAAATAG
- a CDS encoding formylglycine-generating enzyme family protein: MFVKKSAFLTFFLLFVVCAAFAQDNLPTPTPTATPKPPASGGLIDLNGSTLAENQLVADPPGGFRFGKISFGAIPEGYYTDGNGMAVRVSPGEGVWIVVNVAMEAPSLAVISGAFRSSSKDVSIALIALNCPVDGQLGYTNITGEEVPVEQYRSLNLIYRPPSGWLQIAVQIVNYPYSSLTSTVYVDNLCVKPLAPSISNQSVGLEVDGSFEKGVDKLIANINDDDGRITPFFESLSDIAIRLSIEPENSAANVGTIIQGVENSFPMTLVGEVNIYRETSPGAGMLAFVLSNGFQSLCVYRFEKDIPDAKSKEPEHLIIGGDFTVNNPSVPIHAIVQNGGPNVSSSVVVDDLVVKNWGVINPTPTPTVTPTPTVTPTPPVTPTPTLYPGEIIVPLSLPEGAVPLYMEYIPAGSFMMGSPDNEKDRRSDEGPLHLVNITKPFYMGKYEVTRAQWLAVMGSNPESPNYPINVSWNNCQSFIKKLNQLGQGTFRLPTEAEWEYACRAGTTTRFYWGDDTNYKEIDKYAWYYGNSGSASHEVGLKKPNVLGLFDMSGNVYEWCQDWYANYYFTNPASDPTGPGGGDNLVLRGGGWNDTQNLVRSARRSSGNSNYSGSDIGFRLVRN; this comes from the coding sequence ATGTTCGTAAAAAAATCGGCTTTTCTAACGTTCTTCTTGCTCTTTGTAGTTTGCGCCGCATTCGCTCAAGATAATCTTCCAACGCCTACGCCCACCGCTACGCCGAAGCCTCCTGCTTCCGGCGGCTTGATCGATCTTAACGGAAGCACTCTCGCCGAGAATCAACTGGTCGCCGATCCGCCTGGGGGCTTCCGCTTCGGTAAAATCTCTTTCGGAGCGATTCCCGAAGGATATTATACGGACGGTAATGGCATGGCCGTGCGCGTCTCGCCGGGGGAAGGGGTTTGGATCGTCGTCAACGTGGCGATGGAAGCGCCTTCTTTAGCGGTTATTTCCGGCGCTTTCCGTTCTTCCAGCAAGGACGTATCCATCGCTCTCATCGCTTTGAATTGTCCCGTGGACGGCCAATTGGGCTATACGAACATCACCGGCGAAGAGGTTCCCGTGGAGCAATACCGTTCGCTCAACCTCATTTACCGCCCGCCATCCGGCTGGCTGCAAATCGCCGTGCAGATCGTGAATTATCCCTATTCCTCGCTCACCAGCACTGTTTATGTGGATAACCTTTGCGTGAAGCCTTTGGCGCCGTCCATCAGCAATCAATCCGTTGGGTTGGAAGTGGACGGTTCGTTCGAAAAGGGCGTCGATAAACTAATCGCCAATATCAACGACGACGACGGGCGCATTACTCCCTTTTTCGAATCGCTATCGGACATCGCCATCCGCCTGTCCATCGAGCCGGAGAATAGCGCCGCCAACGTAGGAACGATCATTCAAGGCGTGGAAAACTCTTTCCCCATGACTCTTGTAGGCGAAGTCAATATCTACCGCGAAACGTCTCCCGGCGCTGGAATGCTGGCGTTTGTATTGTCGAATGGATTTCAAAGCCTCTGCGTTTACCGCTTCGAGAAGGATATTCCCGACGCCAAAAGCAAGGAGCCGGAGCATCTAATCATCGGCGGAGATTTTACCGTCAACAATCCCAGCGTCCCCATTCATGCCATCGTGCAAAACGGCGGCCCTAACGTGTCGTCTTCCGTTGTTGTCGATGATCTGGTTGTCAAAAACTGGGGTGTGATTAATCCTACGCCAACGCCGACGGTTACGCCTACGCCAACCGTCACTCCAACGCCGCCTGTAACTCCAACTCCGACTCTTTACCCAGGTGAAATTATCGTTCCGTTGAGTCTTCCTGAAGGCGCTGTTCCTTTGTATATGGAATACATTCCGGCTGGTTCTTTTATGATGGGCAGCCCGGATAATGAGAAGGATAGAAGATCGGACGAAGGGCCATTACATCTAGTAAATATCACTAAGCCTTTTTACATGGGAAAATATGAGGTAACGCGGGCGCAGTGGCTGGCAGTGATGGGGAGCAATCCAGAGTCACCGAACTATCCAATAAATGTTTCCTGGAACAATTGCCAGAGTTTTATCAAGAAGTTGAACCAGCTGGGACAAGGAACCTTCCGCTTACCGACGGAAGCGGAATGGGAATATGCCTGCCGTGCAGGAACTACAACTAGGTTTTATTGGGGGGACGATACTAATTATAAGGAAATAGATAAATATGCGTGGTATTATGGTAATTCAGGGAGTGCATCTCATGAAGTTGGATTAAAGAAGCCAAATGTGCTGGGTCTCTTTGATATGAGCGGGAATGTGTATGAGTGGTGTCAGGATTGGTATGCGAATTATTATTTTACAAACCCAGCTAGTGATCCAACTGGCCCAGGTGGTGGAGATAACCTCGTGCTAAGGGGAGGCGGTTGGAATGATACACAGAATCTTGTGCGATCAGCTCGTCGATCCTCCGGAAATTCAAATTACTCAGGCAGCGACATAGGCTTCCGCCTTGTCAGGAATTAA
- a CDS encoding prepilin-type N-terminal cleavage/methylation domain-containing protein: MGKKGFTLIELLIVVAIIGVLAAIAVPNFLNAQMRAKIARAQSDMKSLSTCLEQLRLDRGVMLVDFWDDDYAQGQKRMVEVFKGVGGSAQNDRGGTAGLWAPLTTPVAYMSSIPVDPFFSATSKRDTMSQLISQDVIPPYAYMYADDDPEIPGSGDIGLSTFVPGNMEAAAHGIKPLLTGQYIMIGAGPDGGRGAYNSVTGMGFPYDSSNGLASYGDIVMRN, from the coding sequence ATGGGTAAAAAAGGATTTACGTTAATTGAACTTCTCATCGTCGTCGCCATCATCGGAGTTTTGGCGGCTATCGCCGTGCCTAACTTTCTCAATGCTCAGATGCGCGCCAAAATCGCCCGCGCCCAATCGGATATGAAAAGCTTATCGACGTGTCTGGAACAACTGCGGCTGGACAGGGGCGTCATGCTGGTCGATTTCTGGGATGACGATTATGCTCAAGGCCAGAAACGCATGGTGGAAGTTTTTAAAGGCGTCGGCGGCAGCGCGCAAAATGATCGCGGCGGTACGGCGGGGCTTTGGGCGCCGTTGACCACTCCGGTCGCCTATATGTCCAGCATTCCCGTCGATCCTTTCTTTTCGGCCACTTCCAAACGCGATACGATGAGCCAATTGATTTCGCAGGACGTTATTCCTCCCTACGCCTATATGTATGCGGACGACGATCCGGAGATTCCTGGTTCGGGAGATATTGGTTTGTCGACATTCGTTCCGGGAAATATGGAAGCGGCGGCTCATGGCATTAAGCCGTTGTTGACGGGACAATACATTATGATCGGCGCCGGTCCCGATGGCGGCAGAGGAGCGTATAACAGCGTCACGGGTATGGGATTTCCTTACGACTCCAGCAACGGTTTGGCCAGTTACGGCGACATCGTGATGCGGAATTAG
- a CDS encoding SpoIIE family protein phosphatase, with translation MKKSESASSLRHEDILSIIRVKNESFASLLDNQLLSLMIEESKIVTFKTENIIVKQHDPSDSLYLILSGRCTVYVNDRLISHIEAGDLLGEMGVIQNTPRSATVIAIEETRALRISADTFKKMLNNPKLATWMLSMLTDRVRRASTDAARFLKEMEEIRMDQMELARVQRSLLPKELPAGSRFRVHVLYSPCAYAGGDYYDAILLDKDHLFLIVADVTGHGAQASISMAIVRSFVHQSNFGKKPETILKKLNRYLFQYGPSQHFVTAQTAVIDLAKKKIHFAYAGHPPMLHLRGDQCQSMKAPRSFFLRFMMDADYKSATLTLNSGDRVAFYTDGVIETFNPDGGMYNMEGLQLYLSKTHKRPVSEVPSLLETDLHNFRNGSPVEDDITFMVVEIA, from the coding sequence ATGAAGAAATCCGAATCGGCGTCCAGCCTCCGTCACGAAGATATCCTCTCGATCATCCGCGTGAAGAACGAATCTTTCGCTTCGTTGCTGGACAATCAGTTGCTTTCCTTAATGATTGAGGAATCCAAGATTGTAACTTTTAAGACGGAAAATATTATCGTCAAACAGCACGATCCTTCCGATTCTCTTTACCTGATTTTAAGCGGACGGTGCACGGTTTACGTCAACGACCGGCTCATCAGCCATATCGAAGCGGGCGACCTTCTCGGCGAAATGGGCGTGATACAAAACACGCCGCGCAGCGCCACCGTCATCGCCATCGAGGAGACGCGCGCGCTGCGCATATCCGCCGATACGTTTAAAAAAATGCTGAACAATCCCAAACTCGCAACTTGGATGCTCAGTATGTTGACGGACCGGGTGCGGCGAGCCTCTACGGACGCCGCGCGCTTTCTCAAGGAGATGGAAGAAATCCGCATGGATCAGATGGAACTGGCGCGAGTGCAACGCTCACTGTTGCCCAAGGAGTTGCCCGCCGGTTCCCGCTTCCGCGTTCACGTTTTATATTCCCCCTGCGCTTATGCGGGAGGGGATTATTACGACGCCATCCTTCTGGATAAAGACCACCTTTTTCTTATCGTAGCCGACGTAACCGGACACGGGGCGCAGGCGTCCATTTCTATGGCCATCGTGCGTTCGTTCGTCCATCAATCCAACTTCGGCAAAAAGCCGGAAACGATTCTGAAAAAATTGAACCGGTACCTCTTTCAATACGGCCCTTCGCAACATTTCGTAACCGCCCAAACCGCGGTCATCGACTTGGCGAAGAAAAAAATCCATTTCGCTTACGCCGGCCATCCCCCGATGCTGCATTTGCGGGGGGACCAATGCCAATCCATGAAGGCGCCGCGATCTTTTTTTCTGCGCTTCATGATGGATGCGGATTACAAATCGGCGACGCTTACTCTCAACTCGGGAGACCGCGTCGCTTTCTATACCGATGGCGTCATCGAAACATTCAACCCCGATGGGGGGATGTACAATATGGAAGGTTTGCAATTGTATCTATCGAAAACGCATAAACGGCCGGTATCCGAAGTGCCGTCGCTTTTGGAAACCGACTTGCATAATTTCCGCAATGGCAGTCCTGTGGAAGACGATATTACATTTATGGTCGTCGAGATCGCTTGA
- a CDS encoding beta-galactosidase, producing the protein MKKYAYFLMLILALSISNSISAEDAANDKDRLGGWKKIASEAKAFFYVQEISGVWWIVNPAGNAFLSKGVNHISFFADNAPQLGYSPYGRATQKKYGSEGAWAKAAADNLWRWNFNTAGAWCSTSMYKQELPYTPVLDVASRAGANWQTGIFPDVFSKKFRMAARAAIQTACRPQRDNKYLLGYFTDNELRWGPDWRSPDALLMDFLRFDRESDGWNRAVQFLKERYSTIDALNEQWKIKAKSFEEVPAVESFPASDARSEAEEAFVKIVAGEYFRVCAEEIRDADPNHLILGCRFAGKASETVLEAMAPYVDIVSFNTYNFTPPAGTLKRIFEITKRPIMITEFSFKAMDSGLPNTKGAGKPVATQKERAEHFTNFITQLLQLPFIVGYHWFEYADEPAEGRFDGENSNYGLVNIKDEPWEILTNEMARTNLAAEKIHAGLAGGTANIDNANR; encoded by the coding sequence ATGAAAAAATACGCTTATTTCTTAATGCTTATCTTAGCTTTATCCATATCTAATAGTATTTCCGCCGAAGACGCCGCGAACGACAAGGACCGGCTCGGCGGTTGGAAGAAAATCGCTTCCGAAGCGAAGGCGTTTTTCTACGTCCAGGAGATCAGCGGCGTCTGGTGGATCGTCAATCCCGCCGGGAACGCATTTCTTTCCAAAGGCGTCAACCATATCTCCTTCTTCGCCGACAACGCTCCCCAATTGGGTTACTCGCCCTATGGCCGCGCAACGCAAAAGAAATACGGCAGCGAAGGCGCGTGGGCGAAAGCGGCGGCGGATAATTTATGGCGTTGGAATTTCAACACCGCCGGCGCTTGGTGCAGTACATCCATGTATAAACAAGAACTCCCTTATACGCCCGTTTTGGACGTCGCCAGCCGCGCGGGGGCCAATTGGCAAACGGGTATTTTCCCCGACGTGTTTTCGAAAAAGTTCCGCATGGCCGCCCGCGCCGCGATCCAGACGGCGTGCCGTCCCCAGCGCGATAACAAATACTTACTAGGCTACTTCACCGACAACGAATTGCGTTGGGGTCCCGATTGGCGCAGTCCCGACGCTTTGCTCATGGATTTCCTCCGCTTCGATCGCGAATCCGACGGTTGGAACCGCGCCGTTCAGTTTCTCAAAGAACGCTATTCCACTATCGACGCTCTCAACGAGCAATGGAAGATCAAAGCGAAATCCTTCGAGGAAGTTCCCGCCGTTGAATCCTTCCCTGCTTCCGATGCGCGATCGGAGGCGGAAGAGGCGTTCGTGAAAATCGTCGCTGGAGAATATTTCCGCGTCTGCGCCGAAGAAATCCGAGACGCCGATCCCAATCACCTCATACTCGGCTGCCGCTTTGCAGGCAAAGCCTCCGAAACTGTATTGGAAGCGATGGCGCCTTATGTCGATATCGTTTCCTTCAACACCTATAACTTCACTCCTCCCGCAGGAACTTTAAAACGTATTTTCGAAATCACGAAACGCCCCATTATGATTACGGAATTTTCCTTCAAAGCAATGGATTCCGGCCTTCCCAATACAAAGGGCGCGGGCAAGCCGGTGGCGACGCAAAAAGAACGCGCCGAACATTTCACCAATTTCATAACCCAATTGCTGCAACTGCCCTTCATCGTGGGCTATCACTGGTTCGAATACGCCGATGAACCGGCGGAGGGACGCTTTGACGGCGAGAATAGCAATTACGGCCTAGTAAATATCAAGGACGAACCGTGGGAAATATTAACCAACGAAATGGCGCGAACCAATCTCGCCGCAGAAAAGATTCACGCCGGACTCGCAGGCGGAACGGCAAACATTGACAATGCAAACAGATAA
- a CDS encoding GxGYxYP domain-containing protein: MKIIFRKLLVICVFAAAILLSFPCSSSAQIAGKTLYIFDLESYLAAKPDDKVWQYDVINLVSALQGLVNRDAPQLYILYVREQFSYNKQNIDRFWLDKLRSPGLFLADYPITNVKTLEELLSIFRSYYTAVVLWDANVPASANAALTIAGSDGFLPVRLDKSPDSLFTQIVESGPQLPPRERLADRFNAVGNIPDTPIASTGYKKGDAYLWARYFYLDKGMCAPNHFAFFLDPYDWDLRVEGYQYPDLPNCAIVNHDFYVSKKSFFLDLDPWWDEKPTDTPGGAFLQGVDYNLILKDILKSAQKHTPGLPSPILRFGGFVPWWVKYTSAFEGGLHKEEETAERYAAIVSAYNGVIDGDSSPFGALANASVFQHYPLPDRYQQNPVPPPRPLENKNYLLFAIGSFDSSAFLYQTIPMLWDDPNRGKIPLAWALSPITSERTPPIFDYLYQNRTANDYFVSGTAGGGYCYPNRFIYNEETKREYSDLPEEIGEWKKFSKELYRKFDLRMTVAADLDRDPILPVSFTNLLQSHFRSFSPHGVGTLKPYETNLADGVAPFIEETAYFRKKPLDWQEAVKTIYSNSRPGTRKFHLYRFKLTSPTEINFLYDRIRQEHPEMLYEALDPYSFFYLLRQHYANGDPKANYFLPYFISHTIPQETNHGKENRFNAQVVLRNDGWETWNSPQNPTNQRYRLIYNWRQEGEDAVTPFYNAGYVEEPVPPGVATTVNILIPSPDSAGLYRLILILEQENVHQSPIQEEILVTVN; this comes from the coding sequence ATGAAAATTATTTTTCGAAAGTTACTGGTTATCTGCGTCTTCGCAGCGGCGATTCTATTGTCGTTCCCTTGCTCTTCATCCGCTCAGATTGCGGGAAAAACGCTCTACATTTTCGACCTGGAATCTTATTTGGCCGCAAAACCGGATGATAAAGTCTGGCAATACGATGTCATCAACCTCGTTTCTGCCCTGCAAGGACTAGTAAACCGGGATGCGCCGCAACTTTATATTCTTTACGTTCGCGAACAATTCTCATATAACAAGCAGAACATCGATCGTTTCTGGCTGGATAAGTTGCGCTCCCCTGGCCTGTTTCTCGCCGATTATCCGATAACGAATGTCAAAACTCTGGAGGAATTGCTATCGATATTCCGTTCCTATTATACGGCCGTCGTTCTTTGGGACGCCAACGTTCCCGCCAGCGCCAACGCGGCATTGACGATTGCCGGATCGGACGGCTTTCTGCCCGTGCGCCTCGATAAAAGCCCCGATTCTCTCTTTACTCAAATCGTTGAGAGCGGACCGCAACTCCCTCCGCGAGAGCGATTGGCGGATCGTTTTAACGCCGTGGGCAATATCCCGGACACGCCCATAGCCTCTACGGGATACAAAAAAGGCGACGCTTATTTATGGGCCAGGTATTTCTATCTCGACAAGGGGATGTGCGCTCCCAACCACTTCGCATTTTTTCTCGATCCTTACGATTGGGATCTGCGAGTGGAAGGTTATCAATATCCCGATCTGCCGAACTGCGCCATCGTCAATCACGATTTCTATGTGAGCAAAAAATCCTTCTTTCTCGACCTGGACCCGTGGTGGGACGAAAAACCAACGGATACTCCCGGCGGCGCATTTCTGCAAGGCGTCGATTACAACCTCATTCTCAAAGACATCCTGAAATCGGCGCAAAAACACACGCCCGGCCTTCCTTCTCCTATCCTCCGTTTCGGCGGCTTCGTTCCCTGGTGGGTCAAATACACTAGCGCCTTCGAGGGAGGATTGCATAAAGAGGAAGAGACGGCGGAACGATACGCCGCCATTGTCTCCGCCTATAACGGAGTCATCGACGGCGACAGTTCGCCCTTCGGCGCGCTCGCCAATGCTTCGGTTTTTCAACACTATCCTCTGCCAGACCGTTACCAGCAGAATCCCGTCCCGCCGCCGCGGCCGCTGGAAAACAAAAATTATCTTCTTTTCGCCATCGGCAGTTTCGATTCCTCCGCTTTCCTCTATCAAACCATTCCTATGCTATGGGATGATCCCAATCGCGGCAAAATACCCCTCGCCTGGGCGCTTTCGCCCATAACCAGCGAACGCACGCCGCCCATTTTCGATTATCTCTACCAGAACCGGACGGCCAACGATTATTTCGTTTCCGGAACGGCGGGAGGCGGATACTGTTATCCCAACCGATTTATCTACAACGAAGAAACGAAACGCGAATATTCCGACCTTCCGGAAGAGATCGGCGAATGGAAAAAATTTTCAAAGGAGTTATACCGGAAATTCGATCTTCGCATGACCGTCGCCGCCGACCTGGACCGCGATCCCATTCTTCCCGTTTCTTTTACAAACCTCCTACAGAGCCATTTTCGTAGTTTCTCCCCTCATGGAGTGGGAACATTGAAGCCTTACGAAACGAATCTGGCTGACGGCGTTGCGCCATTTATCGAGGAAACGGCCTACTTCCGCAAGAAGCCTCTTGATTGGCAGGAAGCTGTTAAGACAATTTATTCCAACAGCCGCCCAGGAACGCGAAAATTTCATCTCTATCGCTTTAAACTCACTAGTCCCACCGAAATCAATTTCCTTTACGATCGGATTCGGCAGGAACATCCCGAAATGCTTTACGAGGCGCTAGATCCCTATTCTTTCTTTTATCTTTTAAGGCAGCATTACGCCAACGGCGATCCCAAAGCCAATTACTTTCTGCCCTATTTCATTTCTCATACGATTCCTCAGGAGACGAATCACGGTAAAGAAAACCGCTTTAACGCTCAGGTCGTATTGCGCAACGACGGCTGGGAAACCTGGAATTCCCCCCAAAATCCAACCAACCAAAGATACCGGCTGATCTACAACTGGCGCCAAGAGGGCGAAGACGCCGTTACTCCCTTCTACAATGCAGGCTATGTGGAAGAGCCAGTTCCTCCCGGCGTTGCGACGACGGTGAACATCCTGATCCCATCACCCGATTCGGCGGGCCTTTATCGATTGATTCTAATCTTGGAACAAGAAAACGTGCATCAATCTCCCATTCAAGAAGAGATTCTAGTGACGGTGAATTAA
- the accB gene encoding acetyl-CoA carboxylase biotin carboxyl carrier protein: protein MNEKKTDAKKHGTVKTPRKTVPNLDFDFIERIVRLVENAEIGELEIESPEGLRLAVKKAPSGIFSSPPAMYPPMYASVPAAHHSTPITEAPAPVKAETDESIEIIKAPMVGTFYRAPAPDAPPFVEMGGAVQNSTVVCILEAMKVMNEIKAGVSGTVAEIMVENGQPVEFGQPLFKIRK from the coding sequence ATGAACGAGAAGAAAACCGACGCCAAGAAGCATGGAACCGTCAAGACGCCCAGGAAGACTGTACCGAACCTGGATTTCGATTTTATCGAACGAATCGTTCGTCTTGTGGAAAATGCGGAGATCGGGGAGTTGGAAATTGAATCCCCCGAAGGATTGCGATTAGCCGTAAAAAAAGCGCCGAGCGGGATTTTTTCCTCACCGCCGGCGATGTATCCTCCGATGTACGCCAGTGTTCCCGCCGCCCATCATTCGACGCCGATAACGGAAGCGCCCGCTCCAGTCAAAGCGGAAACCGACGAATCCATCGAGATTATAAAAGCGCCCATGGTCGGCACCTTCTACCGCGCCCCGGCGCCGGATGCGCCCCCCTTCGTCGAAATGGGAGGCGCCGTGCAAAACAGCACCGTCGTCTGCATTCTGGAAGCCATGAAGGTCATGAACGAAATCAAGGCGGGCGTTTCGGGAACCGTCGCGGAGATTATGGTCGAAAACGGCCAGCCCGTCGAATTCGGCCAACCCTTGTTCAAGATCAGGAAATAG